The Anaerolineales bacterium DNA segment CCGGGCGAACATCTCGGCACTCCACGGCTGCCCCAGGGCCAGAACCTTGGCTTCCTCTTGCGCGACCTCGTTCACAACCTGCATCGCCTCTCGGTACGACGTACACCAATGCTCCGGATCGTATCGACCCTGGGCCCCGCTAACGCCGCCGACAAACGCATTGAAGTAAGCGTACTGATACGGATGCATCCGCACCAGCCCAAGGATGCCTGGTGCCAATACCAGAGCCAGGAAGCCGATCCTCGCCCACGAGGATTTCAGGCGCGGCACGATCAACTCGATGCTCAAGCCTGAGAGGAGAAACAGCACCGGCAGGACGAACAGAAAGTGGCGGAGGTTGTCGTAGACCGTCATTCCCAAGAGGTAGACGCCGGCCAGCGGCACACCCAACCACAGGCCCATCACGAGTCCGGAGATCCAATCCGTTCTGCCTCGGGCCAACCGCCACACCAGCACCGGCAGACCCAGGAGGATCAGCAAGACGGCCGGCTCCGTCAACTCCAACGAGGCAAGTGTCGGGAAGTAGTTCCACGGCAGGTCTTCCGAGGGTAGGAACTCGCCGTTGAACAGCACCTTCTTCCCGCCGAATCGCGAGGCACTTGCCAGGCTTTCCAGGAAACGCTGGATTGGATCCGGCCAGAGGTAAGGCCAAGTCGCGTAGGTCGTGGCGGCAGCCACGCCCCAGAGCATGATGAAAGGCAGGAGCGCCCTTCTCTTCAACGTACCAAGCATATAGACGCTTACCAGCCCGCCAGCCAACACCCCGACCTGTCGGATCGTGACGGTGCATCCAAGCAGCACGCCGGATAGGAACCATAAAGGGAGCGGGCCCCGGAAGAGCGCCCGCAGGGCTTTCCGTATCGTCGGAATGGCCAGACTGGCCGTTCCGACGACGATGACCGTCACGATAGGAACAACCATCAGCCGCGAGATATTGAAGCCCGCGGCCAACTTCTCCTGATACAACGCCAGAGGGGTCTTGTATGCGTCCTGGGCAAGGCCGGAGAAGATCCGCTGGACAAGGGGCGAGGCACGGCCCTCGTACGCGGCTTGAAGAAGCGCCCCACTCTGAATGCGGAGCAATCCGATCAGCAACAGGTCACAGAGGGCGATCAGACCGAGTAGACAAGTCAGGGCCAGCCCAAGTTTCAGGCCGGTGGGGACAGCCCGCCAGTCTGCGACGACCGCGTTCCACTGGGTCCGGGAGGGGACATGGGCGGCTTCGGGGGGACGGTCTCCTCTCGCCTCCGCTTTGCGTTTCTGGCGCTCCACCGCCGCAAATCCGCTCGCCACTGTCGCCAAGAAGAACACCATGAAGGGGATGTCCTTCTGGTTGATGAAGGCGTAGCCAAACAGCAAGGGCTGGGTGGCGAACAGCAGGGATGCCATCCAGGCCGCGCTCCGCCGCACGAAACGCTGGGCAACAAGATAGAAGCACCAGACGCCCACCAAGAAGCCGAGGTAGTTGAAGAAGTGGCGTCCGTCTGGCCGTGCCCAGCCGGGGATCGTGCGGCCGATCGTGTCCCCGATCAACGCCCAAGGAATGAAGTAGACCGGGCCATGATCGGCCAACACGCTCGGGTCGTCGTACTGCGCGCCGGTCCCTAGGTACTCCCGGACCGATTGCCGGCCAACTCGGGCATTGAAGTACTCGTCGGTTGATGCCCCGAAGTCATTGCCGATTGCCAAGCCAACCGCAAGGCACAGCAACAGGAAGCCCCCCAGAGCCCAACTCCAGGCAAGTGAGCCCTCCGGGGGGATGCGCCCGCGCCCGAAGCCCCGGCGCGTCGGGCTCGTTCTTTGCTCGGCCGAGGGGACCTTAGCAGACACGACGATGGCTCCCTCGCAGATCGATCGGTGCGGATGATGTTCGCCGGCAGGGCCCGGGGGCCGGAGGTGGCAGAGACCCGAACTCCAACACGGGCTGGCCGATGGGTAGGTCGAGCGATTGAGGATTCTGCCGAAGGGTGTGATATGGGGAGTTCATCTGCCGCTGTCCGTTGGGACGGGGCACGCCGGCCCA contains these protein-coding regions:
- a CDS encoding glycosyltransferase family 39 protein; translation: MSAKVPSAEQRTSPTRRGFGRGRIPPEGSLAWSWALGGFLLLCLAVGLAIGNDFGASTDEYFNARVGRQSVREYLGTGAQYDDPSVLADHGPVYFIPWALIGDTIGRTIPGWARPDGRHFFNYLGFLVGVWCFYLVAQRFVRRSAAWMASLLFATQPLLFGYAFINQKDIPFMVFFLATVASGFAAVERQKRKAEARGDRPPEAAHVPSRTQWNAVVADWRAVPTGLKLGLALTCLLGLIALCDLLLIGLLRIQSGALLQAAYEGRASPLVQRIFSGLAQDAYKTPLALYQEKLAAGFNISRLMVVPIVTVIVVGTASLAIPTIRKALRALFRGPLPLWFLSGVLLGCTVTIRQVGVLAGGLVSVYMLGTLKRRALLPFIMLWGVAAATTYATWPYLWPDPIQRFLESLASASRFGGKKVLFNGEFLPSEDLPWNYFPTLASLELTEPAVLLILLGLPVLVWRLARGRTDWISGLVMGLWLGVPLAGVYLLGMTVYDNLRHFLFVLPVLFLLSGLSIELIVPRLKSSWARIGFLALVLAPGILGLVRMHPYQYAYFNAFVGGVSGAQGRYDPEHWCTSYREAMQVVNEVAQEEAKVLALGQPWSAEMFAR